The proteins below are encoded in one region of Caulobacter henricii:
- a CDS encoding glutaminase, giving the protein MDEFSIDQVLAEVAVLVKPHFGKGRPADYIPQLATVPGSKFGMAVCTLDGGEHVIGDADEPFSVQSITKVFALGLALNRFGDEVWTRVGKEPSGTPFNHLSQLEAEGGVPRNPFINAGALAITDHLLETVRDPAALVRGFAGFLADAPVQIDEAVAASELAHAHQNRAIAHLMRGRGTISHDPEAVVAAYCRQCALTMSCRQLARALLPLAAGGFSPVIQETIFPERLTRRLNALLLTCGIYDSVGSFAYRVGLPAKSGVGGGIVAVVPGKAVICVWSPELDRFGTSVVGTAALEAFSQLTNCSVL; this is encoded by the coding sequence ATGGACGAGTTTTCGATCGATCAGGTCCTGGCCGAGGTGGCCGTGCTGGTGAAGCCGCACTTCGGCAAGGGCCGGCCGGCGGACTATATCCCCCAGCTGGCGACCGTGCCGGGCTCGAAATTCGGCATGGCCGTCTGCACGCTCGACGGCGGCGAGCATGTGATCGGCGATGCCGATGAGCCCTTCTCGGTCCAGAGCATCACCAAGGTCTTCGCCCTGGGCCTGGCTCTGAACCGGTTCGGCGACGAGGTCTGGACCCGGGTCGGCAAGGAGCCGTCGGGCACGCCGTTCAACCATCTCTCGCAGTTGGAGGCCGAGGGCGGGGTGCCGCGCAACCCGTTCATCAATGCCGGGGCCCTGGCGATCACCGACCACCTGCTGGAGACCGTGCGCGATCCCGCCGCCCTGGTGCGCGGCTTTGCCGGCTTCCTGGCCGACGCGCCGGTGCAGATCGACGAGGCGGTGGCGGCCTCTGAACTGGCCCATGCCCACCAGAACCGCGCCATCGCCCACCTGATGCGCGGCCGGGGCACGATCAGCCATGATCCCGAGGCCGTGGTCGCCGCCTATTGCCGCCAGTGCGCCCTGACGATGAGCTGCCGCCAGTTGGCGCGAGCCCTGCTGCCCCTGGCGGCCGGCGGCTTCTCGCCGGTGATCCAGGAGACCATCTTCCCCGAGCGCCTGACCCGCCGGCTCAATGCCCTGCTCCTGACCTGCGGCATCTATGACAGCGTCGGCAGCTTCGCCTATCGCGTCGGCCTGCCGGCCAAGAGCGGCGTCGGCGGCGGCATCGTGGCCGTGGTGCCCGGCAAGGCGGTGATCTGCGTCTGGTCGCCGGAACTGGACCGCTTCGGAACCTCCGTGGTCGGAACAGCAGCGCTCGAGGCATTCAGCCAGTTGACGAATTGCTCGGTGCTTTAA
- the def gene encoding peptide deformylase, with protein sequence MAIRRILTVDNAADMAVLKKISTPVEAVTDDLRHLMDDMLETMYDAPGIGLAAVQIGEPIRVIVMDLARDGEEPAPRYFVNPEILSASEETQGYEEGCLSVPDYYDDVERPSKVTLRYQDYKGETVVEEAEGMFAVCIQHEMDHLEGVLFIDHLSRLRRDRAITKVKKARRAA encoded by the coding sequence ATGGCTATCCGTCGCATCCTTACCGTCGATAACGCCGCCGATATGGCCGTGTTGAAGAAGATCTCCACCCCCGTCGAGGCGGTGACGGACGATCTGCGTCATCTGATGGATGACATGCTGGAGACCATGTACGACGCCCCGGGCATCGGCCTGGCCGCCGTGCAGATCGGCGAGCCCATCCGCGTCATCGTCATGGACCTGGCCCGCGACGGCGAAGAGCCGGCCCCGCGCTATTTCGTCAATCCCGAGATCCTGTCGGCCTCAGAAGAGACGCAGGGCTATGAAGAGGGCTGCCTGTCGGTCCCCGACTACTATGACGATGTCGAGCGCCCCTCGAAGGTTACCCTGCGCTATCAGGACTATAAGGGCGAGACCGTCGTCGAGGAGGCTGAGGGCATGTTCGCCGTCTGCATCCAGCACGAGATGGACCACCTGGAAGGCGTGCTGTTCATCGACCACCTGTCGCGCCTGCGCCGCGACCGGGCCATCACCAAGGTCAAGAAGGCCCGCCGCGCGGCCTGA
- a CDS encoding EamA family transporter gives MARAALASWPFWALASAVFAAMTAILAKVGIEGVGSNLATFIRTVVILAFAGLILTLFGEWRAPGEISRRSWIFLILSGLATGASWLCYFRALKLGDASRVAPIDKLSVVLVAVFAAAFLGERPSSLNWLGVALIAAGAVLVAVRV, from the coding sequence ATGGCCCGCGCCGCCCTGGCAAGCTGGCCTTTCTGGGCCCTGGCCTCGGCGGTGTTTGCGGCGATGACGGCGATCCTTGCCAAGGTCGGGATCGAGGGCGTGGGCTCCAACCTCGCCACCTTCATCCGCACCGTGGTGATCCTGGCCTTTGCCGGTCTGATCCTGACCCTGTTTGGCGAGTGGCGGGCCCCGGGCGAGATCTCGCGCCGCTCGTGGATCTTCCTGATCCTGTCGGGCCTGGCCACCGGTGCCTCATGGCTGTGCTACTTCCGGGCCCTGAAACTGGGCGACGCCAGCCGGGTGGCCCCGATCGACAAGCTCAGCGTGGTGCTGGTGGCCGTCTTCGCCGCCGCCTTCCTGGGCGAGCGGCCCTCGAGCCTGAACTGGCTGGGCGTAGCCCTGATCGCGGCGGGGGCAGTGCTGGTGGCGGTGCGGGTCTAG
- the truA gene encoding tRNA pseudouridine(38-40) synthase TruA: MPRYRLLVEYDGRPYCGFQAQATLPSVQGAIEAAVKAFSGQALRIAAAGRTDTGVHATGQVVHVDLERDWPAQTVMNALNAHLTQEAVSILACEIAEGDWHARFSANERRYLYRILNRPAPPALDKGRVWHIKKPLDAEAMHEAAQALVGLHDFTTFRDMHCQAKSPLKTLDVARVWREGEVVCLAFEARSFLHRQVRSMTGTLAEVGIGRWSAQDVKDALEAKDRTACGPVAPADGLYLVGVGYGD, encoded by the coding sequence ATGCCCCGCTACCGCCTCCTCGTCGAGTATGACGGCCGGCCCTATTGCGGCTTCCAGGCCCAGGCGACCCTGCCTTCGGTGCAGGGGGCCATCGAGGCGGCGGTGAAGGCTTTCAGCGGCCAGGCGCTCCGCATCGCGGCGGCCGGCCGCACCGACACCGGCGTCCATGCGACGGGACAGGTCGTGCATGTGGATCTCGAGCGCGACTGGCCCGCCCAGACGGTGATGAACGCCCTCAATGCCCACCTCACCCAGGAGGCGGTCAGCATCCTGGCCTGCGAGATCGCCGAGGGGGACTGGCATGCCCGGTTCTCGGCCAATGAGCGGCGCTATCTCTATCGCATCCTCAACCGGCCTGCCCCCCCCGCCCTCGACAAGGGCCGGGTCTGGCACATCAAGAAGCCGCTGGACGCAGAGGCCATGCATGAGGCCGCGCAGGCCCTGGTAGGTCTGCATGACTTCACCACCTTCCGCGACATGCACTGCCAGGCCAAGTCGCCGCTCAAGACCCTCGATGTCGCGCGGGTCTGGCGTGAGGGTGAGGTGGTCTGCCTGGCCTTTGAGGCGCGGAGTTTCCTGCATCGTCAGGTGCGGTCGATGACCGGCACCCTGGCCGAGGTCGGGATCGGGCGGTGGAGTGCGCAGGATGTGAAGGATGCCCTGGAGGCGAAGGACCGCACGGCCTGCGGGCCTGTGGCTCCGGCGGATGGGCTCTATCTGGTGGGCGTGGGGTACGGGGACTGA
- the dapE gene encoding succinyl-diaminopimelate desuccinylase produces MTSPAPEPVIIDPVDLAQALIRRPSVTPADEGAMDILQRQLEALGFGCRRMKFGEIENLYARRGTARPNLCFAGHTDVVPVGDDAAWTAGPFEAQIRDGVLYGRGAVDMKSAIAAFVSAVGNSPEHPGSISFLITGDEEGVAEDGTVKVVEALAAEGEIIDHCIVGEPTSAALLGDMVKIGRRGSINAWITVEGQQGHVAYPHRAANPIPVLVSILSRLQSRVLDEGYEGFQPSNLEVTTVDVGNTATNVIPATARARVNIRFNPAHRGRDLQAWIEGECAAAGEGFKARAEVMCKISGEAFLTKPGPFTEVIVAAVEEATGRSPELSTTGGTSDARFIRSLCPVVEFGLVGSTMHQVDERVPVQEIRDLTKAYEALIRRYFVAFA; encoded by the coding sequence ATGACCAGTCCCGCGCCCGAACCTGTCATCATCGACCCCGTCGACCTCGCCCAGGCCCTGATCCGCCGCCCGTCGGTGACCCCGGCCGACGAGGGCGCGATGGACATCCTGCAGCGCCAGCTGGAGGCCCTCGGCTTTGGCTGCCGGCGCATGAAGTTCGGCGAGATCGAGAACCTCTATGCCCGGCGCGGGACCGCCCGGCCAAACCTCTGCTTCGCCGGCCATACCGATGTGGTGCCCGTCGGCGACGACGCCGCCTGGACCGCCGGCCCGTTTGAGGCCCAGATCCGGGACGGCGTGCTCTATGGCCGCGGCGCGGTCGACATGAAGAGCGCCATCGCCGCCTTTGTCTCGGCCGTCGGCAACAGCCCGGAGCACCCCGGCTCGATCAGCTTCCTGATCACCGGCGACGAAGAGGGCGTGGCCGAGGACGGCACCGTCAAGGTCGTCGAGGCCCTGGCGGCCGAGGGCGAGATCATCGACCACTGCATCGTTGGCGAGCCGACCAGCGCCGCCCTGCTGGGCGACATGGTCAAGATCGGCCGGCGCGGCAGCATCAATGCCTGGATCACGGTCGAGGGCCAGCAGGGCCACGTGGCCTATCCGCATCGCGCCGCCAATCCGATCCCGGTGCTGGTCTCGATCCTGTCGCGCCTGCAGAGCCGGGTGCTGGACGAGGGCTATGAGGGCTTCCAGCCCTCGAACCTGGAAGTCACCACCGTCGATGTCGGCAACACCGCGACCAATGTGATCCCGGCCACGGCCCGGGCGCGGGTCAATATCCGCTTCAACCCGGCCCACAGGGGCAGGGACCTGCAGGCCTGGATCGAGGGCGAATGCGCCGCGGCGGGCGAGGGCTTCAAGGCCCGCGCCGAGGTCATGTGCAAGATCAGCGGCGAGGCCTTCCTGACGAAGCCCGGCCCCTTCACCGAGGTGATCGTGGCGGCCGTCGAGGAGGCCACCGGCCGCAGCCCGGAGCTCTCGACCACCGGCGGCACCAGCGATGCCCGGTTCATCCGCAGCCTCTGCCCCGTCGTCGAGTTCGGCCTGGTCGGCTCGACCATGCACCAGGTCGACGAGCGGGTGCCGGTCCAGGAGATCCGTGATCTGACCAAGGCCTATGAGGCCCTGATCCGCCGCTATTTCGTGGCCTTCGCCTGA
- a CDS encoding cupin domain-containing protein: MPKIDIDAAPTRFGTAYPPPYDTPCQGRQRWKLGDAAGLTQFGVNLMRLPPGSWTSQRHWHTAEDEFTWVVEGEVVLVEDEGETVLRAGDCAGFKAGVANGHHIQNRSGRMAVLLEIGTRAPETDGCDYPDIDLILREGEEAYRHRDGTPYELDGGRKR, from the coding sequence ATGCCCAAGATCGACATCGACGCCGCGCCGACCCGTTTCGGCACGGCCTATCCGCCGCCCTATGACACGCCGTGCCAGGGGCGGCAGCGCTGGAAGCTGGGCGATGCGGCGGGTCTGACCCAGTTCGGGGTCAATCTGATGCGCCTGCCGCCGGGTTCCTGGACCAGCCAGCGTCACTGGCACACCGCCGAGGACGAGTTCACCTGGGTGGTCGAGGGCGAGGTGGTGCTGGTCGAGGACGAGGGCGAGACCGTGTTGCGGGCCGGCGACTGCGCCGGCTTCAAGGCCGGGGTCGCCAATGGCCACCATATCCAGAACCGCTCGGGCAGGATGGCGGTGCTGCTGGAAATCGGCACCCGCGCGCCCGAAACCGATGGCTGCGACTATCCGGATATCGACCTGATCCTGCGCGAGGGTGAGGAAGCCTACCGCCACCGGGACGGGACGCCCTATGAACTCGACGGTGGGCGCAAGCGTTAG
- the fmt gene encoding methionyl-tRNA formyltransferase has product MRIAFLGTPDFAVACLAELVASGHEIVAVYSQPPAPRGRGQDLKPSPVHAFAEGLGLPVRTPVSMKTPEEIEAFQALDLDAAVVVAFGQILVKAVLDAPREGCFNLHASLLPRWRGAAPIQRAIMAGDAVTGVQVMRMSEGLDEGPILMSEQVRIDALDTAGSLHDKLAAVGSRILPVALGAIERGGARETPQSEEGVTYAKKIKSAEARIDWTRPAAEIDCHIRGLSPFPGAWFEAPSEKGPVRVKALLSRVEDAAGEPGTVLDDSLLIACGDGAVRLLKAQREGKGAQDAGDFIRGFPLKAGTVLA; this is encoded by the coding sequence ATGCGCATCGCTTTCCTCGGCACCCCTGATTTCGCTGTGGCCTGTCTGGCCGAACTGGTCGCCTCGGGCCACGAGATCGTGGCCGTCTATTCCCAGCCGCCCGCCCCGCGCGGTCGCGGCCAGGACCTGAAGCCCTCGCCGGTCCACGCCTTCGCTGAAGGCCTGGGTCTGCCGGTGCGCACGCCGGTCTCGATGAAGACGCCCGAGGAGATCGAGGCCTTCCAGGCCCTGGATCTCGACGCCGCCGTCGTGGTCGCCTTCGGCCAGATCCTGGTCAAGGCCGTGCTCGATGCCCCCCGCGAGGGCTGTTTCAACCTGCACGCCTCGCTGCTGCCCCGCTGGCGCGGCGCGGCCCCGATCCAACGGGCGATCATGGCCGGGGACGCTGTCACCGGTGTCCAGGTGATGCGGATGAGCGAGGGCCTCGACGAAGGGCCGATCCTGATGTCCGAACAGGTGCGGATCGATGCGCTCGACACCGCCGGCTCTCTGCACGACAAGCTCGCCGCCGTGGGTTCGCGCATCCTGCCGGTGGCCCTGGGGGCCATTGAGCGCGGCGGGGCCCGCGAGACGCCGCAGAGCGAAGAGGGCGTGACCTACGCCAAGAAGATCAAGTCGGCCGAGGCCCGCATCGACTGGACCCGGCCCGCCGCCGAAATCGACTGCCACATCCGCGGCCTGTCGCCCTTCCCGGGCGCATGGTTCGAGGCGCCGTCCGAGAAGGGCCCGGTTCGCGTGAAGGCCCTGCTGTCGCGCGTCGAGGACGCAGCCGGAGAGCCCGGCACCGTGCTGGACGACAGCCTGCTGATCGCCTGCGGAGACGGCGCGGTGCGTCTGCTGAAGGCCCAGCGCGAAGGCAAGGGCGCCCAGGACGCCGGCGACTTCATCCGGGGCTTCCCGCTGAAGGCCGGGACCGTTCTGGCCTGA